The Candidatus Auribacterota bacterium genome has a window encoding:
- a CDS encoding LemA family protein, whose translation MFGFIVIIVVVLMAWGVVSFNRFIRGRQLMREAWSGIDVQLKRRYDLVPVLVETVKGYREHERGLFEDITETRARCMSTKSVTEKGEAENALSRMIRSLFAVAEAYPDLKASRNFLDLQRNLTEIENQIQLERRHYNGTVRNYNIRVESFPSMLIAGLLRFRRADFFEIEYATEREAPDAKF comes from the coding sequence TCGTGGTAGTTCTGATGGCGTGGGGAGTTGTCAGTTTTAACCGTTTTATCCGTGGTAGGCAGCTCATGCGCGAAGCGTGGAGCGGGATCGACGTGCAGCTCAAGAGGCGGTATGACCTTGTGCCTGTGCTCGTAGAGACGGTGAAGGGATATCGCGAACACGAGCGCGGGCTCTTCGAAGATATCACCGAGACGCGCGCGCGGTGCATGAGCACGAAGTCCGTCACGGAAAAGGGCGAAGCGGAGAATGCACTCTCCAGGATGATCAGGTCGCTCTTCGCGGTGGCGGAGGCATATCCCGACCTCAAGGCGAGCCGGAACTTCCTCGATCTCCAGAGAAACCTCACGGAGATAGAGAACCAAATCCAACTCGAGAGGCGCCACTACAACGGCACAGTCCGGAACTACAACATCCGGGTGGAGTCATTCCCCAGTATGCTCATCGCGGGGCTGCTCCGGTTCAGGCGCGCCGATTTCTTTGAGATCGAGTATGCGACGGAGCGGGAAGCCCCGGATGCAAAATTCTAG